From the Desulfolucanica intricata genome, the window TTTTTTTCTCATATCGGGTAAATACATTCTGTGTTTTTCCCATAGAACATTTCTTTTATCTGCCATAGATGCTGGCCTCCGTTAATGAAATGGCTCTGAAAATAGCACGCTCGCCAAACCGGTCGCGGATGGCATCGCAGGCCCGGGCCAGTTTCGTTTTGCGCTCTTTCTCACCAAAAAGATCATACTGCTCGTAACCTTTCGGTTTTAAGTTTCCTAAGGTAATACCCACTAATCTAACCGGCCAGGACTGATCCCAGTGTCTGTGTAAAAGCCTGCAGGCTGTGTGGTATATATCGTCAGGTAGATTGGTGTATTCAGCCATACTCATCGATCTGGATAAGAACTTTAACTCAGTATCCCTAAGTGTAAGAAATACCGTCCGGCCCGCATAGCCTCCCTGCCGGGCCCGCCGGGCCACCATTTCACAAAGCTCCATGATCACTACTTGAATATTTTTAAAACCCCACAGATCTCTTGGAAGGGTCCTCTGCTGTCCTATACTTTTGTTTACATCCAGGGAATCGGGAATAACCGGGCTGTTATCGATACCCCGGGCACAGTACCATAATAATTCTCCGTTCTTACCCCAGCGTTTTTGCAGGATCTCTACGGGGTAATTAGCCAAATCGCCAATGGTAAAGATATTAAGATTCCTTAAATGCCTTTCGTACCGGGATCCAATACCAAAAAGCTTTCTGACCGGCTTACTGTAGAATACTTTTCTAAAATCACTTATAGTTTCTATGATGGTAAGTCCGTCCGGCTTTTGAAGTCCGGCTGCCATTTTAGCAATCAGTTTATTCGGACCGATGCCAATACTGCATAAAACACCAAGTTCCGAACGAATGCGGTTTTTAATTTTTAGGGCTGTCTCTGCAGGTGTTCCCCAGAGGTGAAGTACCCCGGTAAGATCAATAAATGCTTCATCAATAGAAAAGGGTTCGACGAGATCAGTAAAGTCTTTCATAATCCGCAGGATCCTGGTCGAAAAGTCTATGTATAATGGAAAGTCAGGTTTGAAAAAGTGACCGTTCGGGCATAGTTTTTCCGCTTCCCACAGCGGCATCCCCGTTTTAACACCTTTTGTCTTCGCCGGATAACTGGCAGCCAGCACAATCCCGGTTCTTCTCTCCGGATCTCCGGCTACGATCACTTCTTTACCCTTTAACTCAGGGTTTACAGCCTGGTGACAGCTGGCATAAAAGCTGTTCATATCTACTAAAGCAATGACTTTACCCATAAACCACCTGTGCCTCCGAAAAAAGAATTAATCATGGGTACTATTGTACTTAATATTATTAAAAATTAGGTGCTGTGGCAATAGCTATTTTTATTTATTTTTAAAATATTTTTATTGCAGAAAATTAATTTTCAGTCATACTGGAAAGAGGAGTATGGGTACCATGGTAAACAAAACAGCTTTTGGAAATTATCTTAAACAATTGCGGGAAAACATAAAGCTATCAACCAGGCAGGTGCAGCTTGCTTGTGGAGTGAATTCTTCTTATATTTTTCAGATAGAGCGGGGCTTTAAGATGCCCTCGCCCGCCATACTGGAGAAACTGGCTATAGTTTACAATGTTTCCTATGAAAACCTAATGATTGCTGCCGGTTATT encodes:
- the dinB gene encoding DNA polymerase IV, which codes for MGKVIALVDMNSFYASCHQAVNPELKGKEVIVAGDPERRTGIVLAASYPAKTKGVKTGMPLWEAEKLCPNGHFFKPDFPLYIDFSTRILRIMKDFTDLVEPFSIDEAFIDLTGVLHLWGTPAETALKIKNRIRSELGVLCSIGIGPNKLIAKMAAGLQKPDGLTIIETISDFRKVFYSKPVRKLFGIGSRYERHLRNLNIFTIGDLANYPVEILQKRWGKNGELLWYCARGIDNSPVIPDSLDVNKSIGQQRTLPRDLWGFKNIQVVIMELCEMVARRARQGGYAGRTVFLTLRDTELKFLSRSMSMAEYTNLPDDIYHTACRLLHRHWDQSWPVRLVGITLGNLKPKGYEQYDLFGEKERKTKLARACDAIRDRFGERAIFRAISLTEASIYGR
- a CDS encoding helix-turn-helix domain-containing protein, which gives rise to MVNKTAFGNYLKQLRENIKLSTRQVQLACGVNSSYIFQIERGFKMPSPAILEKLAIVYNVSYENLMIAAGYLSNNKATF